The window gtcTGCAGGAGTTAGACAGGTGCCGATCAaagtacaaaacacaaaatgctcCATCACAGGTTAAACAACGCCAGCAAACAGGCTAATGTTAGCTCATTAACATACTGGAATAGTCCTAAAACACTCCACAAAGCCcactcacccactcacccactcacccaTCCTCCCTCACGCTGACAAAGGTCTTCAGTGTAACTTGTCAACACCTTAATCCACGTGTGTTGCCTTTATGTAAGTTCAGATGCATGCTTACTAAATATCCGTCTTTGGTGCTTTAGTGAAAATTGAAAATTCCCAATTTGATGTCGTTTATGGCTTATAGGCTGTGAGCttatacaactttatttttaGCCAGCAAAGCCTGGCGAAGATACAATTTCACCAGCAGAGGAACCACTGCAGAACTATAAATGATCTGGACAAACCCTGCAAGCAGACTAGAATCTAAAGAGACACAACAGGAATAATGGCTGTGTGAAGTTGTGTGTTTCTACCGCAACCTAAATCTCAGACATACATGAAATGCCAGATGGTGGGACTATAGGACTCAGCATGagtgatgcatgctgggacgaaaaacaacaacacgtttCCCTGAACTCTATTAGCAACGCTTCATTTGTCAGTTGGAGCACATTGATCAGCCAATAAATGCTCAATAAACTTCTCAGAATTACATTCTGACCCgtttctgaccatttttgtaaaACGTCCATCAGTGATTTGTGTTGCTGCAtcatgaagaaaagaaagccgCAGAAAGAAGTCACTTATGAAATTGCCATGGCCTTTCATGCCTGAGAGAGGCTGGTGCCATTTTGCATTTGCTGAAATCGGAGGCCACTGACCTGCACGCCGCTTCTGCTcagtgagaaagaaaaacttGTTTAAATATTCTACTTCATTTCCTCCATGTGCACATCAACAATACAAATTCACAGAAGACAATCTTTCTCACAGACTTTTCGTTGTCTTTGTAACTCTAAGGTGGCTggattgaaatgtttaaaaaggaaattgCCTCCTATAATCTATTCCTCTCCACTCCTCCTGGTCCTCTGTGCAAAAACGTCatggggtcaaggaaagatggttaggagaattcatgaggagttaggaaaaggAAACCGAGAGTCATGCAGACGTTATTAACGAGGCTCTACAAACGGTTACCTACACGATCTACGGTGCTCGGTCATGGTCGTTATTTTCTCAGGAAAGGCTGAATCATTCAAGGTTATTTAAAAATTATTGTGGGACAGAATTATCTCTTTTGCTTTTGTAAAGGACGTCCAGTGGTTCTTGTGGTAAAGGAGCAAAGCAGGGAAGCTTCGAACCGTTCCTCAGCATTTAGAGGATCCAAACAGCTCGCATCATGGCGGCCACTCACGCTACTTCCGGGTCATTTCCCTTAGTTAGGAACCTTCCTGAGGAAATGAGATCATTCGATACCTGTGTATGAGTGTTGCTTGGATGGAGGAGACTCGAGGAGGAGGCGCACAATTGAAGCTGCAACCTTTTTCATGACCCTTTTCCTAtcgtcaacgtgtgtgtgtgtgtttgcagcatGTGTGCACTTTTGCGTCTTTCAATGCGTCAGTGCTTTTAGTTTCTGCGCTGGCAGCAGGTTCCTCCCATATATCCAGAGCCCTCCCCCTTCCTGTGTGTCAGTATAAAATAGGATCTCCTCTCTTGctcactcactctcactctgAACACTGGAGGAGCAAAGATCAGCATCTTCACACTCAGCATCTCTTGGTCCATGGCAACAACCGCAGGTAGGAGAAAACTCTGATGATGAAATACGGGCTTGTGGTGCTTTAtggagttttcttttttaataattttaataaataatcaaatcatcACACCTGAAATGTGGCAAATCCGAaaagttaattttttttattttttttaatctttttacatgaatataccagtattttaaatataataatgaataatgataTGCTATAATTAATAATGAATGCATGAAGTGCGTATGGCAGGTGGCCAACTTGCAATTGTTAAGATAATTGTTTATCTGAGTGTGCAAATAATCCAATTATGAGATTGGAATTGTGTCGGTTCTCTTTTGCGTGAATAAAAAGTATTGtttgaatataatatatataatattgcatTTTCTGTGAATCTTGGCCCATTAAAGCAGCAAAAATTCCAGACAAGATCGGGGCTCATTAATAAAAGTAGCGGGAAAAATGCCAATTAGACTCAAACAGTTTTCATCTTTGTGCAATAAGtgaaaataaagttgttttaatgaaaaaataaaaaatgtaaaaaatgttagAGAAATGAGATGGGGAGAGTGGTGGGCTTTCACAAACGTTACAGTACCGCATCATTACCAGCTCACTGAATAATGAATTAGAGACAATGACCAGCTGCTAAAAGGAATTATATTAGCATCAGGAGAATGACTGTTTATACCTCCACTGTGTCAATTCAAACACAATTATTCAAACGGCCTGTCGCATCCAGGAACATTAGCAAAATAACAGTTAAAATCCTAGATATCATTTagttttaaaggatttaaatagAGAGCTGATGTTCATCATGTCCAGTGAAAAATAACCAGTGGAGAACTGACCTTGTGGGAGCCACTAAGGGACGGACTCACATTGCTTGAAGGAAACATTATTAAGAGTTTTGCTTCTGTAACTCTTGAAATattcacttaaaaaaatgaattgttgaACAATGGACATGTGGTCAACAGAACAGGGCGATATGAACGTTGGAGATTGAAAACCTCAGAGCGACTGGTGTTGACTCTTGTAACGGGAACATTTGCTCTTATTCTGTTATAAAGTATGTTCCCCACAACTAATGGTGAATTCCAAATAGATACCATGTTGGAGTCAAGTGTCATTATAtgccatcttctttttttccctttgtcacACCAGTGCtatttctatttaaatattaaaaatataatattcacgAGGTGTGTTACTGTAACCGTAACGTAGATTTATCGCTCCACTGCCTGTGGTTTTTCCCACTCAGACTCCCACTCTGAACAATAAGAGAGACAAGAAGTATGGAGCAACCAGCGGCACTTTAGATGTGGAGTATTTCTTTTAACTGTAttttgtccccccctcccctctctctcatgtcAGTCATGAAtgtatgtgtctgtttgtgtgttctccTGGCTGCTTTGTCCAGCAGTTCGCTGAGTCTGCCCTCTCCGTCCatggtaagacacacacacacacacacacacacacacacacacacacacacacacacacacacacacacacacacacacacacacacacacacacaaaataataataatggtggaCTTAAGTGATTCTAAAGACCGCCCCACTTGCACCTTTGCGCTCTCCATACAACGCAGATGCTACAGATGTGATACCTGCCCCtttccctcgccccccccccccttctctctgtttcccccccGCGCTCTAAAGTCACAGAGAGCCGAGGGTGAGGCTCTCGTGTCGGACAGCCTGCCTCCCCCCTCGTCCCTCCACACGCGCCAGGCCCTCTCGGCCCCCGCGGCCCCCTCAGGCCGCCTCGCCAGCTACGACCAACTCCGGGAGGAGGCAAGCGCTCGGAACAGCCTGAGCCAGCTGCTGGCCAGACTGGTCTCCAGCAAAGGTGAGCGGGCGCGTGGGCAGCGCCAGGTGAGCGGAAAGTGTAATCAGAGCGAGAGGCCTCCAGTCATCGCCCCTCAGTACACACGCAGCCTTCATTTTGGGCTTGTTATTTCCATCGTGCCAACGTCCATCGCTCACGCCGAGTCCCGTAGTCCCACCATCTGCCATTCTACCGCCTCCCTgtagctctctccctctctctctctctctcctccctccatcttttcGTACCGCCTCCTCCGCccgtctccctccgtctctgcgCATCTCTGCATCTCTTTCGATCCGACCCGGCGTGACCGGGAGACCTGAGCTGAGCTCACTGGTCTCGCTGAAACGCACGGAGACAAAGTGAGTCAGCGCGAGTCACTTTCGACCCTTCCTCACCCCCGAGTTCCACGGCGCACGCCATCGAACGCGCCCGCTTCATTCAGTGTGCTCGCGTGAGAGTGACGGCTGCGTCTGTGTCTCCCTCAAGGCTCCCCCTACGAGGTCAGATCCTCcctcagcagcagagccagTGGTCCGGCCCCCGTCCACCGGATAAAGGACAGAGACTACCAGGGCTGGATGGACTTTGGAAGACGCAGCGCAGAGGAGAACGAATATCCCTCCTAGAGGCCCGGCTTTGCCTCGCTGAAAacctcacaaccccccccccccccccttatcaccgaccaataaaaataaaataatgagccCTTTTCACACTGCACTTACTGTAACCAAGCGCTGACGTGGCAGGACCCCTGAGTTTATCATCATGGTGTGTGAATGGAGAGAGaaggtgggatgggggggggggggggggggggtcctgcagACTGTGGACACTGGATCTCCATGCTGAGGTAAAGGAGCACTTCTCAAACCGCTCCCCGTCACAATCGTATTCGATCACAAATGTTACAAAGAACGCTCGATATTATTCAACATGTTTGTTATTGTCATGAAATCCAATACAAGATTTATAACCAACAGTGCTCGCGAGTTCTTTTCCCAATATTTTCTGACTCCTTTTGttccaattaaaaaacaaaaatcattaaaaaaaaacagctcacaAACGAATGGTTTGATTCTTACAAAGGCTCAAGTCACCCTTTAATCACGAGGGAATCAGAATCTCAAAAGGAAGCGGCAGTGCTCATCTTAATGGACGAGCTCGTCACACTCGCTGACAGGTTTGTAACGTTGTGGCACGGAGGACACACACATCATTTGATCATCATGTGATCCtctaaaaacagaaaactaaataaataaattggttTATTTTACCAAACCTCTGCTTTAAGACCAACAGAATCAAACTGGAGGCTTTGTTCTCAGCCCAGCAGGTCTTAGGAaacaggaaagaggaaaaaaagactatcctttaaaataacttttatccCTATTTCCTTACTGACATTTCACTTATGACTTTAATTGATTCCACTTAAACTAATTAAAGGGTCTCATTAGGAATGTATCACAACCTTTATATTTGAACATAATAAGCCTCTTATTCAATTGGATCAAAGCTGTGATTTAACTCTTTATCTTTTATTGGTATCTCCATGCATTTAGGCAACTGCAGACCAGAGCTGTGATTCTTTAGTCTAATCCCATCACATGTGATGCATCATTCACTGCAGGCATGGAGCGAATAAGCTCCTCTCTGAACTGTAACAAAAGTTAAACATCACCAActttccacccccccacccgcttACTAACATTACAGTAACTGTGGGCTCAAGACCGCAGTGTGAAAAGCACGAAGTACGTCCTAGAAAGCACAGTGTGCTGTTTGCTGCTTATTGCACCATGGAGCTCAGTGGCAGAAAGTACCGCAGGTATGAAGAGAAGAGCATCTAAATGCATTTAGATGCAGCGCTGAACATACAGGAAACCCAAAGCACCTCgttcagagagagaaaatgtgatgaaataaaGCTTTAAGTTTgcaaatacattacatacaaGGAAAGTTGCTGGTCATATATTTATTGCAATAAACAGGGCATGTTAAACAGATGTGATCCAAAACAAGTGTACATGTATATCATGATTTCATGAAAGGAAGTAAATATATTGAGTTATGAATAAAACTCAACCTGCCACACACTGGTCCCACTGAATAATGTCCACATAGAGAACAGATTGCACTCTCTTCACCTCTTAAGGTCCTCAGATACTGAGGCGACAGATGAACTGTTCTctcaaagagagacacacacacacacacacacacacacattcacatctaCTTAACTACAAAACCAAGGGAACAAAAAACAGTGATGTAAATGTAGACTAAGACTAAATTCAGACCTATGTAGTTCTATTATTCATTTACTTTAAGTATCAATAGTTCCCTGTGGCTGTTTTACTATTCGACTGTAGATGATACTTTGGATTATTATTACTTCGATTATGTGtatgttgtatttattgttttaagaTTGGGCAAAAATTGGGTTTGAACTTTATTTACTCTTGAGCAATTTTTATATAAGTATCATATTCAATAAGAAGATCTTTCAAGCAGCTTTCCACTTTCCAGAAGTTCAGAAGCAGCATTGTTTTCAGCTCTTGACGCATTTCACAGCTGATCCAACGGGCTTTTTAAGTAGTCCATCAATCAAGAAGCAGAAGCACTTTctcaacaaataaacaacaatcgAATTAGTCTAAAAATatgatatagattttttttgtaacatgaaatgtttttttattttttattaatgggACTAACTTTGCTCTTTACTGCACCCACATGGATGCAGAGAACAGCACACTCATGTAGGTCGTTTTTGCAAACCAAATATATCACCAAACATACTTTTAATAGATCggtttatttcttcatttcaaaTACAACTTTGTCTCCTAATTCAGTGACACGTGGGAAGTGACATGCACACATTCATCCTTCTACCATGTGTTATCCATTACAGGAACATTCACAAACAGtgttaaactaaataaaaaagcaagaaaaagaagatgtgAAACAAACATCCCATCAGTAGTACTCATTTAACGGTTTAAAAAGTCACGGCATCAATATTTGCCTTTCACCCTAAACCAAGCCGTAGTGTTAGAAGTCATGATCCCCGTTTGTAGCAcaggaaatataacaaatagCAGCCTTTTGCATTTGATTGATTAATCTTAGGTATGAATCTTCTTATTTTCTTCCACAACAAATAACTTGGAACTATGAAAAATGTTTACTTCTGCTCCGCTTGAACAACCAACAAATCCATATGAAGCACAAGTTTTCTAAAGGCGAAAAggtaaaaatgtgtttggtcaaaaaaaaagaaaaatgtttggttccttgtttgtctttttgttcttAAATCAGGGAGTAAATGACGGCTTAAAAGAGcaacataaacaaacaatgtATTGCTTTCAccaatataatttaaatgaatatgaacaatgacattttttgcATTCCTACTTTGTGGAATATGAATGAACTCATGTCAAGTCAAAGTTGCGTGCACAGACATAATACACATTCACACGACAGTAAGAGCTCTGCACTTACATCTGtacacattcaaacatttaatGCAATAACGACATGGGAACCACATCGAATGCGTTCAAAGGGAGAGAGGATCAATTACAGCATCTCTATGGCGCTACTACAACACAATGTTCTCAACCAACATTTGGCAATAATTATTCTCAGTATGGCTACACTCGTCTGCTCGGTCGGAGTAGTGGTTCGATGGCGGTTCAGGCTCCTCGGTTGGGCCGGTGTGTGTCTAATGGCTCGACTACGAATGGAGGAGTAGAAAAGGCCGCCTGCTTTACAGTGACTTCCGTCCGTCACCTGGCTGGTCCGTTTGTCATGACGGGCGACGTGCGATGCCTGCAAACGTTCTGGCGGTAATAAAACGTTCCTGCTGACCACTCATGTGAAATCAAAATCTGCGTGCAGATGCGGTGGACCAATGGATTCATTGTTTCAGCTGGTAGTGTCCACAGTGGCCACTTAGTTGCAGCATCTCCTCGGCTTGGAGGTCGAAGGTTCACAACACTAGTGTAGATTGCTTAACGGTCTGAACTATTGACAGATTAGATACTGCCCGGTTACAAAAGCAGCGCCGTCGAGCCTCGGTTGTTATTTTAACAAGGACACAAGGCGCCGTGGAATCAACATTTGGATCTTTTAATCTATGTGGAGGCGAAATCAACATTCTGAAAGTACCTCAGAATGCTGCATTCTCTCCT is drawn from Pungitius pungitius chromosome 11, fPunPun2.1, whole genome shotgun sequence and contains these coding sequences:
- the LOC119197104 gene encoding cholecystokinin-like, coding for MATTAVMNVCVCLCVLLAALSSSSLSLPSPSMSQRAEGEALVSDSLPPPSSLHTRQALSAPAAPSGRLASYDQLREEASARNSLSQLLARLVSSKGSPYEVRSSLSSRASGPAPVHRIKDRDYQGWMDFGRRSAEENEYPS